From Streptomyces sp. 6-11-2, one genomic window encodes:
- a CDS encoding sensor histidine kinase, with amino-acid sequence MRWQSRVRHGLRVLRDDLWTARLDPLPPSVWLRWLPHGIVWLVAFAVLLGAAAQLQGDAGLASGYAFLIALGQAGAVALALWRPVPAWWLSTAATVLGAVALRGPLLAREVNDFTWPWTASGIIAHLFVLLLLALRVRTRVAAEALALTALLTYVLQGAWGAAYYQPTGVLAMVLFAVVVVLGTALRGRREARAELVQQTTLTAEERARRTLLEERSRIARELHDVVAHHMSVISIQAQVAPHLTRNPSPELKENLDGIRQNALEALAELRRVLGVLRSENPEDPYGLGEPGTRAAPDAPQPTLDRLGALVENTRAAGLTVTMDTEDPRRERRPYPPAVELSAYRIVQEALSNALRHAPGSTVRVEVTHVPDGLFLGVVNSRPRQPVQPSPGAGHGLLGMRERATMLGGHVTAVRTLHGGFAVSAFLPRDGIAPVTGIGPPRLPVIYTDPADTLVVHVEPPGAPADTGPDPGPGSDPDPDPGPDPDPDPGSGSGSGADAGPGSDGGTDAAPAPGSPSPTGEDAP; translated from the coding sequence TGGCTGGTCGCGTTCGCGGTGCTGCTGGGCGCAGCGGCCCAACTCCAGGGGGACGCGGGACTGGCCTCCGGGTACGCCTTCCTCATCGCGCTCGGACAGGCCGGTGCGGTGGCGCTCGCCCTGTGGCGGCCCGTCCCGGCGTGGTGGCTGTCGACGGCGGCCACGGTGCTGGGGGCGGTGGCGCTGCGCGGCCCGCTGCTCGCCCGCGAGGTGAACGACTTCACCTGGCCCTGGACGGCGTCCGGGATCATCGCCCACCTGTTCGTCCTGCTGCTGCTCGCCCTGCGGGTGCGCACCCGCGTCGCCGCGGAGGCGCTGGCCCTGACCGCGCTGCTCACCTATGTCCTCCAGGGCGCGTGGGGCGCGGCGTACTACCAGCCCACCGGTGTTCTCGCGATGGTGCTGTTCGCGGTGGTGGTGGTGCTGGGCACGGCCCTGCGCGGCCGCCGCGAGGCCCGTGCGGAACTGGTGCAGCAGACCACGCTCACCGCGGAGGAGCGGGCCCGCCGCACGCTTCTGGAGGAGCGCAGCCGCATCGCCCGTGAGCTGCACGACGTGGTCGCCCACCACATGTCGGTGATCTCCATCCAGGCGCAGGTGGCACCGCACCTCACGCGGAACCCCTCGCCGGAACTGAAGGAGAACCTCGACGGCATCCGGCAGAACGCGCTGGAGGCGCTCGCCGAACTGCGCCGGGTGCTCGGCGTGCTGCGTTCGGAGAACCCAGAGGACCCGTACGGCCTCGGTGAACCCGGCACCAGGGCCGCCCCGGACGCCCCGCAGCCCACCCTCGACCGCCTCGGCGCCCTCGTCGAGAACACCCGCGCCGCCGGTCTGACGGTCACCATGGACACCGAGGACCCGCGGCGCGAGCGCCGGCCGTATCCGCCGGCCGTGGAGTTGTCGGCGTACCGCATCGTCCAGGAGGCCCTGAGCAACGCCCTGCGGCACGCCCCGGGGTCGACGGTCCGCGTGGAAGTCACGCACGTTCCCGACGGCCTGTTCCTGGGCGTGGTCAACTCCCGCCCCCGACAGCCCGTCCAGCCCTCCCCGGGCGCCGGGCACGGCCTGCTCGGCATGCGCGAGCGGGCGACCATGCTGGGCGGGCACGTCACGGCGGTCAGGACACTGCACGGCGGCTTCGCGGTCTCGGCCTTCCTCCCCCGTGACGGCATCGCGCCCGTGACCGGGATCGGCCCACCCCGCCTGCCCGTCATCTACACCGACCCGGCCGACACCCTCGTCGTCCACGTCGAACCGCCCGGCGCGCCCGCCGACACCGGCCCCGATCCCGGCCCCGGCTCCGACCCCGACCCCGATCCCGGCCCCGATCCCGATCCCGATCCCGGCTCCGGCTCCGGCTCCGGCGCCGACGCCGGCCCCGGCTCCGACGGCGGCACCGACGCCGCGCCCGCTCCCGGCTCACCGTCCCCGACAGGAGAAGACGCTCCATGA
- a CDS encoding sensor histidine kinase, with product MTDTQQTQQTTPDGAFSPYKPRSPEYKLAAKALHGLREGLFHDAFAYRPLRPVGVDGPLSRRLPGRLRPYAAWRPHAMVAGAGLLALFVGWASGSGSGAAPVVGLLSLAPVLLTLTRPVGAFWVSLMAAMISAWLVGSYTTWPWQPGSYIAHLTVLTVVAIRTRPRTAAWMWAATAFYAVFANALFGYVYGNNSAPLLVLSALALLAVTVWHIRKDAEEEVTAQQSVTAHERSRRTLLEERTTIARELHDVVAHHMSVVAIQAEAAPYRVQNPPPELEKAFATIRENAVAALTELRRVLGVVRAEDYEAPDAPQPTLADLGTLLANVREAGLAVDRTTMGAVRELPQGVELSAYRIVQEALSNTLRHAPGASARVEIGYVLGGLALRIVNSPPPNPSLLKPSPGSGHGITGMRERVSMLGGEMTAGPAGDGGYEVAVFLPVVTVVEPADDDEGGA from the coding sequence GTGACCGATACGCAGCAGACGCAGCAGACGACGCCGGACGGCGCCTTCAGCCCGTACAAGCCGCGCAGCCCGGAGTACAAGCTCGCCGCGAAAGCTCTGCACGGGCTGCGGGAGGGGCTGTTCCACGACGCCTTCGCCTACCGTCCGCTGCGGCCCGTGGGTGTCGACGGCCCGCTGTCCCGGCGGCTGCCAGGCCGCCTCCGCCCCTACGCGGCCTGGAGGCCGCACGCCATGGTGGCGGGGGCCGGCCTGCTGGCGCTGTTCGTCGGCTGGGCGAGCGGCTCGGGCAGTGGGGCGGCCCCAGTGGTGGGCCTGCTGTCCCTCGCCCCGGTGCTGCTCACCCTGACCCGCCCGGTCGGAGCGTTCTGGGTCTCCCTGATGGCGGCCATGATCTCGGCGTGGCTCGTCGGCAGCTACACGACCTGGCCGTGGCAGCCCGGCAGCTACATCGCGCACCTGACGGTGCTCACGGTGGTGGCGATACGCACCCGGCCGCGTACGGCGGCGTGGATGTGGGCGGCCACCGCTTTCTACGCAGTGTTCGCCAACGCGCTGTTCGGCTACGTCTACGGCAACAACTCGGCGCCCCTGCTGGTCCTCTCCGCGCTCGCCCTCCTCGCGGTCACCGTCTGGCACATACGCAAGGACGCCGAGGAGGAGGTGACTGCCCAGCAGTCGGTGACCGCGCACGAGCGTTCCCGCCGCACCCTGCTGGAGGAGCGCACCACGATCGCCCGCGAGCTGCACGACGTCGTGGCCCACCACATGTCGGTCGTCGCCATCCAGGCCGAGGCCGCCCCCTACCGGGTGCAGAACCCGCCGCCGGAGCTGGAGAAGGCCTTCGCCACCATCCGGGAGAACGCGGTGGCGGCCCTCACCGAGCTGCGCCGCGTCCTCGGTGTCGTCCGCGCGGAGGACTACGAGGCCCCCGACGCCCCGCAGCCCACCCTCGCCGACCTCGGCACCCTGCTGGCGAACGTGCGGGAGGCCGGTCTGGCGGTGGACAGGACCACGATGGGCGCGGTGCGTGAACTCCCGCAGGGCGTCGAGCTGTCGGCGTACCGGATCGTCCAGGAGGCCCTGAGCAACACCCTGCGGCACGCGCCCGGCGCGAGCGCCCGCGTCGAGATCGGCTACGTCCTCGGCGGGTTGGCCCTTCGTATAGTCAACAGCCCGCCGCCCAATCCGTCCCTGCTCAAGCCCTCGCCCGGATCCGGACACGGCATCACCGGCATGCGGGAGCGGGTGTCGATGCTCGGCGGCGAGATGACGGCGGGCCCGGCCGGCGACGGCGGGTACGAGGTGGCGGTGTTCCTGCCGGTCGTCACGGTGGTCGAGCCGGCGGACGACGACGAGGGCGGCGCATGA
- a CDS encoding response regulator transcription factor, whose translation MTSGSIRVLIADDQQMVRQGFTVLLNTQPDIEVVGQAVDGLDAIARAAEVSPDVVLMDIRMPELGGIEATRRITTATPDMKVLVLTTFDLDEYVYEALRAGASGFLLKDASADQLAEAVRVVAAGDALLAPGITRRLIAEFSRLKDTPRAPLKSRIGVLTERETEVLALIAQGLSNAEIAGHLVVAEQTVKTHVGRILVKLGLRDRTQAAVFAYESGLVRPSGY comes from the coding sequence ATGACGAGCGGCAGCATCCGCGTACTCATCGCCGACGACCAGCAGATGGTCCGTCAGGGTTTCACCGTGCTGCTCAACACCCAGCCGGACATCGAGGTGGTGGGCCAGGCGGTGGACGGCCTGGACGCCATCGCCAGGGCCGCCGAAGTCTCCCCGGACGTCGTCCTGATGGACATCCGCATGCCCGAGCTCGGCGGCATCGAGGCCACCCGCCGCATCACGACCGCCACCCCGGACATGAAGGTCCTGGTGCTCACCACCTTCGACCTGGACGAGTACGTGTACGAGGCGCTGCGCGCCGGCGCGTCCGGCTTCCTGCTCAAGGACGCGTCTGCGGACCAACTCGCCGAGGCGGTCCGGGTGGTCGCGGCCGGCGACGCGCTGCTGGCACCGGGGATCACGCGCCGGCTGATCGCGGAGTTCTCCCGGCTGAAGGACACACCGCGCGCGCCGCTGAAGTCGCGGATCGGCGTACTGACCGAACGCGAGACGGAAGTGCTCGCCCTGATCGCGCAGGGCCTGTCCAACGCGGAGATCGCCGGGCATCTCGTCGTCGCCGAGCAGACCGTGAAGACCCACGTGGGCCGCATCCTGGTGAAACTGGGCCTCAGGGACCGCACTCAGGCGGCGGTGTTCGCCTACGAGTCGGGACTGGTCCGCCCCTCCGGGTACTGA
- a CDS encoding response regulator transcription factor — protein MRTGTIRVLVADDQMMVREGFSVLLNAMPDIEVVGEAVNGRDAVERVRELAPDVVLMDIRMPELNGMEATREIVAADGTAKVLVLTTFDLDEYVYQALRAGASGFLLKDASARQLADGVRVVAAGEALLAPSVTRRLITEFSKLTEPPRLAATAQAAYGELTERETEVLVLIAQGLSNVEIAERLVVAESTVKTHVSRILVKLGLRDRTQAAVFAYEARLVTPG, from the coding sequence ATGAGGACGGGCACGATCCGGGTGCTGGTCGCGGACGACCAGATGATGGTGCGCGAGGGCTTCTCGGTCCTGCTGAACGCGATGCCGGACATCGAGGTCGTCGGCGAGGCCGTCAACGGCCGCGACGCGGTGGAGCGGGTACGCGAACTGGCCCCGGACGTCGTATTGATGGACATCCGCATGCCGGAGCTGAACGGCATGGAGGCGACCCGGGAGATCGTCGCCGCGGACGGCACGGCGAAGGTGCTGGTGCTGACCACGTTCGACCTGGACGAGTACGTGTACCAGGCGCTGCGGGCCGGGGCCTCCGGGTTCCTGCTCAAGGACGCCTCGGCGCGGCAGCTCGCCGACGGGGTGCGGGTGGTCGCGGCGGGCGAGGCGCTGCTCGCCCCCTCGGTCACCAGACGGCTGATCACGGAGTTCTCCAAGCTGACCGAGCCCCCGCGGCTGGCGGCCACCGCGCAGGCGGCGTACGGGGAGCTGACCGAGCGGGAGACGGAGGTGCTGGTGCTGATCGCGCAGGGCCTGTCGAACGTGGAGATCGCCGAGCGGCTGGTGGTCGCCGAGTCGACCGTCAAGACCCATGTGAGCCGCATCCTGGTCAAGCTGGGCCTGCGGGACCGCACCCAGGCGGCGGTGTTCGCCTACGAGGCGCGGCTGGTCACGCCGGGGTGA